The Salvelinus namaycush isolate Seneca chromosome 13, SaNama_1.0, whole genome shotgun sequence genome includes a region encoding these proteins:
- the LOC120058566 gene encoding ribosomal RNA processing protein 1 homolog B-like produces the protein MAPVQQEPAIQFAQRLASNEKPMRTKAIKKLRKYISVRSQKIQGGFECDELLKLWKGLFYCLWMQDKPLLQEELSNQISGLMHNFQNTQSQFMFLETFLQTIKREWTGIDRLRIDKFFQLVRFVFRNTFEMMKRKEWETSVVTRFLELLTAQVLHSSSGAPCGLQFHILDIYMTELAAVGSAELTAAQNMTFIDPFCKTASKTKDRILLKAICSSIFSAIVDQAPFAIEDLLKEVKATGGGAEESDSGQASEEEVVEKEPPKGKKTAKGPLKKTTGVQTNGTVSTEEEDDDGLEDEDDDEMLHLESDSESEMPDDAGIGPVLQFDYLSLADRLFGLARRSNTPSHNRQRLYKVVKTLRDLSEGVFPQDEYPEEVSTDEDDDEMFGSRKRMKRGRGFGEEEEESSPAKKWKGKKKDSKARTSDQTPATDASKPAETPGDSNNNKKKKKKKRRKKKKTGEVKTEEQNGVAVKSEVKTEEQNGVAVKSEVKAEKDTTPASAPQTTDSKEAETEPSVPAKGTDTGAALLKEKAKVTAMETGVRSGTPQDVVVGNLSSVSVMEEDQKKQSETLVPDATSSKKKNIKKSKTPAPKEEKEEVAEPERFAPETATTNLRRRKSTKQEPAEQTTVEEVEMTLETVDKATPPKKRRRKRVKRTAETDTTQVDLEPDSTPAEEPPADFRIAATPLKKKKLKVAKAVEESAEGEMQPETEAGVLPADAKVEPAYVAALTPLKKKKKHAKTEEQSVEAEGETPPKADANLTLIDAEVQMLEAATPTPLKKKKKSSGRVAQEPETTTVEESVSAEQPTDADLDTPLKKGKKKKRKVPLVIEVEAEVNGMAGGKKSKLSNDSKELSTPVSAKKTQKMTPKKAGAESDFITFQNHATIPTPLFFKTTKGSPSTPLSSKKKKMCRTPKSESKKVTFGLNKNKTAEFRKTDRSLLVSPEGSSRVPFDPQQKPLFGVLKSPEASLTKSSKKTKSTLKTTPKRPTAADFF, from the exons ATGGCGCCGGTACAACAAGAACCAGCGATCCAATTCGCGCAAAGATTGGCTTCTAATGAGAAGCCCATGCGAACAAAAGCCATCAAGAAGCTACGAAAATATATTAGTGTTAGGTCACAGAAAATCCAAG GTGGGTTTGAATGCGACGAGTTACTCAAACTATGGAAAGGACTCTTTTATTGCCTGTGGATGCAGGACAAGCCACTTCTTCAG GAGGAGCTGTCGAATCAGATCTCTGGCCTGATGCATAACTTCCAGAACACCCAGAGCC AGTTTATGTTTCTGGAGACCTTCCTGCAGACCATCAAAAGAGAATGGACTGGCATTGACAGGCTTCGCATTGATAAGTTCTTCCAG CTGGTTCGTTTCGTGTTCAGGAACACTTTTGAGATGATGAAGAGGAAAGAATGGGAGACCAG TGTGGTGACCAGGTTTCTGGAGCTCCTGACTGCCCAGGTCCTCCACAGCTCCAGCGGAGCTCCCTGTGGATTACAGTTCCACATACTGGACATCTATATGACCGAGCTGGCTGCAGTCGGCTCCGCTGAG CTCACAGCGGCTCAGAACATGACATTCATTGACCCTTTCTGCAAAACAGCATCTAAAACGAAAGA TCGGATCCTGCTCAAGGCTATCTGCAGCAGCATTTTCAGCGCCATCGTGGACCAGGCTCCCTTCGCCATCGAAGACCTGTTGAAGGAAGTGAAGGCTACAGGTGGAGGGGCTGAGGAGTCCGACTCGGGACAGGCTTCTGAAGAGGAGGTGGTAGAGAAGGAGCCCCCCAAGGGCAAAAAAACTGCAAAGGGACCCCTCAAGAAAACCACTGGAGTGCAGACCAACG GTACTGTATCAACTGAGGAGGAAGATGATGATGGTCTGGAGGATGAAGACGATGACGAAATGCTTCATTTGGAGAGTGACTCTGAGTCTGAGATGCCAGATGACGCGGGGATCGGACCTGTTCTCCAGTTTGACTACCTTAGCCTGGCGGACAGGCTGTTTGGGCTAGCCAGACGCAGCAACACCCCTAGCCACAACAGACAGAGACTGTACAAAGTTGTCAAGAC TCTCCGGGATCTCAGTGAAG gagtCTTTCCACAGGATGAGTACCCAGAGGAGGTGTCGacagatgaggatgatgatgaaatGTTTGGCAGCAGAAAGAGGATGAAACGGGGACGAGGCTtcggggaggaggaggaagagagctcACCAGCCAAGAAATGGAAAG GCAAGAAAAAAGACTCCAAAGCAAGAACTTCTGACCAGACTCCCGCAACAGATGCCAGCAAACCAGCAGAGACTCCCGGAGACTCCAATaacaacaagaagaagaagaagaagaagaggaggaagaagaagaagactggAGAGGTGAAGACTGAAGAGCAGAACGGGGTGGCGGTGAAGTCAGAGGTGAAGACTGAAGAGCAGAACGGGGTGGCGGTGAAGTCAGAGGTGAAGGCTGAGAAGGACACAACTCCTGCTTCTGCACCGCAGACGACAGACTCTAAAGAAGCAGAGACTGAGCCCTCTGTCCCAGCCAAGGGCACCGATACAGGAGCGGCTCTCCTGAAGGAGAAGGCAAAGGTGACAGCCATGGAGACAGGGGTCCGATCAGGAACTCCACAGGATGTAGTGGTAGGTAACCTATCATCTGTCTCAGTCATGGAGGAAGACCAGAAGAAACAATCAGAGACTCTGGTACCAGACGCCACATCTTCCAAGAAGAAAAATATCAAGAAGTCCAAAACGCCTGCAccgaaggaggagaaggaagaggtagCAGAACCAGAAAGGTTTGCCCCTGAGACTGCTACTACCAACCTTAGGAGGAGGAAAAGCACCAAGCAGGAGCCTGCGGAGCAGACAACCGTAGAGGAAGTTGAAATGACGTTAGAAACAGTAGACAAGGCCACCCCAccgaagaagaggaggagaaagagggttAAACGGACCGCtgagacagacacaacacaggtGGACCTTGAACCAGACTCTACACCAGCCGAGGAGCCTCCAGCTGACTTCCGCATCGCCGCCACGCCCCTGAAAAAGAAGAAACTAAAGGTGGCCAAAGCTGTAGAGGAGAGCGCTGAGGGTGAAATGCAGCCAGAAACTGAAGCAGGCGTCCTTCCTGCAGACGCCAAGGTGGAGCCAGCATATGTCGCTGCATTAACCCCactcaagaagaagaagaaacatgCCAAGACTGAAGAACAGAGCGTGGAGGCCGAGGGTGAAACCCCGCCGAAAGCAGACGCAAACCTCACACTGATCGACGCTGAGGTACAGATGCTGGAGGCCGCCACACCTACCCCgctcaagaagaagaagaagagctctGGACGGGTAGCGCAGGAGCCAGAGACCACGACAGTGGAGGAGAGCGTTTCAGCGGAGCAGCCTACAGATGCTGACCTGGACACGCCCCTGAAGaaagggaagaagaagaagaggaaggtcCCGCTAGTGATAGAGGTCGAGGCTGAGGTCAACGGGATGGCTGGAGGCAAGAAATCCAAACTGAGCAAC GACAGCAAAGAGCTGTCCACGCCGGTGAGCGCCAAGAAAACACAAAAAATGACGCCCAAGAAGGCAGGGGCGGAGTCTGACTTCATCACGTTCCAGAACCATGCCACCATCCCTACTCCCCTTTTCTTCAAGACCACCAAGGGAAGCCCCAGCACACCGCTATCCAGCAAGAAGAAG AAGATGTGTCGGACTCCTAAGTCCGAATCCAAGAAGGTTACCTTCGGACTCAATAAAAACAAAACTGCAG AGTTCAGGAAGACTGACCGCAGCCTGCTGGTGAGTCCGGAGGGGTCGTCCCGAGTGCCCTTTGACCCCCAGCAGAAGCCCCTGTTTGGGGTCCTGAAGTCCCCAGAGGCCTCTCTTACCAAAAGCAGTAAGAAGACCAAGAGCACCCTGAAAACCACCCCCAAACGCCCCACTGCGGCTGACTTCTTCTAG